In Exiguobacterium sp. 9-2, the genomic window CGGAAGACGAAGTCCGGCAATTACTAATTCGTGGCACGAAAGAGGGAACATTTAATCGTTCAGAAGCTGAGCAAGTTTCTCGTGTCTTTGATTTTCATGATTTATATGCATATGAACTGATGGAGCCCAGAACGGTTACGGAGTGGATTGACTTAGCTGATGAACCCGACACGATCCTACAAGAGCTCCGACAAGCGCGACACCGAAACTTACCGGTCGGTCACGGGGATTTGGATCATTTTGTCGGATTCATCGATGCAAAAGAAATACTATCAACGGAACATCCTGTCAAAGAACTTGAACGATTAATTCAATCTCCACTGATTGTTCCCCGCCAACTGAAAGCAACCGTTTTACTTGAACGGATGCGGAAGGAAACTGTATCGATTGCATTCGTTTTAGACGAGTACGGTGGTTTTCTTGGCATGATCACCTTGTTCGATATTCTCGAAGCATTCGTCGGCGAGATTTCAAGCGTCGAGGAAGAACCGGAACTCGTCATGCGGAAAGACGGTTCGTTCCTAGCGGACGGATTATTGCACATCGATGATTTAAAACGAACGCTCGGCTATACAGATGACTTACCCGGTGAACAGTTAAACGCCTATCATACAGTTGCCGGTTTAATCCTGTATATGTTAGGTGATGTACCAACGCGTGGAAGTGCTGTCGTGATTGGATCATACCGATTTGAAGTCGTTGACTTAGACGGACGTCGCGTCGATCAAATCCTGATTGAGCGAATCGAACATGAACAAACACCCCTTCCATAAGGATAGGGGTGTTTGCCTTCAATTATGCTTCGTATAATCGTAATGCCTCGCGTGCGACGCGATCTGCTTTATTCTCAGACCGCGGAATCCACTTCACGAAGGCGAGTGGTAAGAGTTGATAGCGTTCAAAAGCAGGATCAAAGATCGTCTGCGTTCGTTTATTCTTGACGAATTCACGTTCGACCGCTAATGCAACCGCTTCTGAATCCGTCCGAAACGAAATGACGCTTTCTCCTTGAGTAATTAGTTCGTGCGCCCACTCGACGGCTTTTGCAAATGCGATGAATTCTGCTTCATGATTATTAATTGCTTGAATTTGATACATTTTTTCTGTGACTTCGCCCTCGGAGCTTTTGCTAAACAGTCCAACCGCTGCTTCGTCGTTTGAGGGACGGACCGTTCCGTCAAAATAAAGTTCAACCATGTTCAATTGCCGCCTCGATTCCTTTTCGTATCGCTTGCTCATCTAGCCCTTTTCCAATGAAGACGAGCGTCGTCTTTGGTTGTTCGCTAAATGGTTCTCGGATTGCTGTTCCGTAAATCATCCCTGTCCCTTGTAAGATTACTTTTCGTTCTGTATCTGCAAAATGGATGATCCCCTTATAACGATAGAGATCTTCCGCGTAGGCTTCTAACACCTCACGTAGGACCATACCGAATCGATTTCGATTCAATGGTCGTTCCTCAACGATCGTTAGTGCCGTAAAATCTTCGACGGATTGATGAATCTGATCTGTTTGTTGGCTGAGTCGCACTTGTTCTTCTTTTGGAAAATGGAATGTTTCAAATAGTCGATTTGATTCCAGTTGTCCCTGTTCCGTTTCAATGATGGCTGCAGATGGATTTCGTTCGCGCAGCAAAGCAATCAACGTTTCGCGTTCTGATGCTTTAATTAAATCCATCTTA contains:
- a CDS encoding hemolysin family protein; translated protein: MWLINLIIVLLLILANGIFAMTELALLSSKRSKLEKAMDDGKKSAHVALELLDRPTDLLSTVQVGITLIGIVNGAFGGAALSGPVINWLAQFGWIAPYASTIGYILVVTIITYISLVIGELVPKRVALVSPERVTMWLAPPMRFFSIVLRPFIWVLSKSTSSIFRLIGLDRLQTKDETEDEVRQLLIRGTKEGTFNRSEAEQVSRVFDFHDLYAYELMEPRTVTEWIDLADEPDTILQELRQARHRNLPVGHGDLDHFVGFIDAKEILSTEHPVKELERLIQSPLIVPRQLKATVLLERMRKETVSIAFVLDEYGGFLGMITLFDILEAFVGEISSVEEEPELVMRKDGSFLADGLLHIDDLKRTLGYTDDLPGEQLNAYHTVAGLILYMLGDVPTRGSAVVIGSYRFEVVDLDGRRVDQILIERIEHEQTPLP
- a CDS encoding reverse transcriptase-like protein, translated to MVELYFDGTVRPSNDEAAVGLFSKSSEGEVTEKMYQIQAINNHEAEFIAFAKAVEWAHELITQGESVISFRTDSEAVALAVEREFVKNKRTQTIFDPAFERYQLLPLAFVKWIPRSENKADRVAREALRLYEA
- a CDS encoding CobW family GTP-binding protein; translation: MQDKIRTTVITGFLGSGKTTLLNHLVSQPTEKFALLVNEVGSVHIDEALIERSDEEMIELTNGCICCSIRGDLRDALLRIAKRRRDGELSFDRLLIETTGVADPGPILQTFYFEPAVEQSYQISSVVTVIDAYHLERQLTFQENVKQIGFADVLVLNKMDLIKASERETLIALLRERNPSAAIIETEQGQLESNRLFETFHFPKEEQVRLSQQTDQIHQSVEDFTALTIVEERPLNRNRFGMVLREVLEAYAEDLYRYKGIIHFADTERKVILQGTGMIYGTAIREPFSEQPKTTLVFIGKGLDEQAIRKGIEAAIEHG